A stretch of DNA from Zonotrichia leucophrys gambelii isolate GWCS_2022_RI chromosome 28, RI_Zleu_2.0, whole genome shotgun sequence:
CACTGCTAAGAAATAACAAACACCTGAGCCCAAACACCAATTCCTGTCTCAAGTTCCTTCAATCCCAACCCAGACAAACCCACAAGCAGAGCTCCCCCAGGCTGCTGTCCCTCCCGGGCACTCACAGGAAGAGGTTCTCCATGATGTAGTGATAATCTGCCAGGTTGCTGTCGGGGAGGTAGCAGGCAGCAAAGACGATGATGGCGTTCAGACCTTCTCCGTAGTATCCtgcccaaaaaaaccaccaaagtgacactttccagggaaaaacgGGACAGCTGAGGGGAAAACAGCGCTGAAATTTGGccctggggtggtttttgtgtctctgctcagctccaggtgAGCGTTTCTCTCTTCAGATATTTTCCACTGTGAGATTTcctcctgggtttggggttcagagaatggattttgggtttttaaagcTGGATTGCCCCTTGGCTTTGCTTGGATTTTGGAAACAAACCTGACTGCACATGTGTGgcccctggagcatcccagggaCTGGCACAATCCCTCCAGATGATAATTCTACAATCGCTAAACGTTTTTAGCTACATCTGAGCGCTTCGGTGCTTCTCTACCAAAAAACGccaaattttcccccccaaacagagcccagccagccttggtgggacagacagagggacagagggacagagggacagaggggttGGGCTCACCTCCGTGCGTCACCACCCTCATGTAGGGTTTGATCATCTGCAGGTCGATCCTGTGCTCCTGCTCGCCGATGATGACGGTTCTCCAGAGGCGCCCGTTGGTGGCACTGCCATCCTCGGTGCCCCCGTCCCCAAACAGGTCCGCGCTGTCCCCTGGCATGTTCTTGGCCGTGGCCACCGGGGTGTCATCTGGGAAAGGCACAAAGGGCTCTTGCCTTGAGGAGGAATTGGGGAGAGCTTTGGGAACGCCGGTTCCCAATGGGGCTCCCAAAAAATTCACTTTCTTGTCAACCCAGGACGCTCAGGGATGATGCTCTGATGGGGTTTCACCTTGATCTGGGCcaatttattcattatttttatttttggccCAATTTattcatcatttttattttatttaatcatgAATatattcataattttattttactaacACACAGTTGCAATAACTTCGAAAAATGATGCTGTATAAATTGGCCTAACCATTCAGAAGAGGGTACAGTCCTACAGGTTTTAACCTTGCTCTGCTGCCCAAATATTAtagaaataactttaaaatcTCCCTCTGCTTATCAGAGGGAgattttaaagttatttctaCCATATAATATAAATTGGGccaatttatttataatttttatttttgggccaatttattatattaatttaaatttatttataatttataacaaTAAATTTAAATCTAAACAAACACCCTTTAACACCTGGAGGCTAAACAAACCAGCCAACCCTGAAATGCTCAGCCAGAACCAGGGTTGTTCAGCCTTGACCTTCCGGCCcaatttattcattatttttatttattttggggcCGATTTATTAatcatttaaattttattttattatgaatatatccataattttattttactaacACACAGTCGTAATAACTTTGAAAAATGATGTTTTTTGACCTTCCCATTCCAGCTCGTTGCCTCCAGCCTTGACCTGGGCcaatttattcattatttttatttattttggggcCGATTTATTAatcatttaaattttattttattatgaatatatccataattttattttactaacACACAGTCGTAATAACTTTGAAAAATGATGTTTTTTGACCTTCCCATTCCAGCTCGTTGCCGTTGCCCAGGAACTCGAGGGAATCTGTCTCGTCAGGGGTCTCAATGTCGTCCACGTTGATGTCCAGGTCGTCTGGGGTGTCCAGGAAATCGTCAGAGAGGATGGAGCCCTCGCTCTGGTCCAGGGAAATGTTGATCTCGGGTGCCACCAGGGTCTTCCTCTTCCGATGGGCCCCGTTGAAGTTCAGGGTGTTGGGGGGAGCTGGAGTTCAGAGGAAAACAGAATTGGCAGGGTGTGTGGGGtttgggcagtgctgtgtgatCTCACAAGGTAAAACAACCCTTAGATTTGGGGCTTTAGTGCACAGTAATACATAGAAACCAAGGTAGAAAATGTTGGGTAGGTTAATTGTCATTTTTacactttcttcttccttcttcttcagttttctctaattatgtctgtgctgcaggtttCCAGTAATCATAATTGAGTTAGAAGCATAAATAATAGAGATATcaactataaatataaataatagagATATcaactataaatataaataatatagatATCAActgttataaatatatatctatataatatagatatcaactgtatataaataatatagatATCAATCATTAAAGAATTAAGACTTAAATAGCCTTGGATAAACCCCATTTTAGCTCACTTTCTCAACATGTTAGAGAGAGCTCACATCTCGTAATTTTGCAATAAATAAAGATAATATTGAAGTCTCACTCTGGAGTGAGATTTCATAAAGGTCTCCTGAGGTTTATTCCTCCTGGCCTTAGAACAAGAAAGAGCCTGGCATTCCAACACATTCTGGAGGCACAGAGCAAGGCATCCTCAAGGATAATTCCTGCTGGAACATGGAGCTGGAGCCCTCAGGGTGCTGGGTGccactgggaggcactgggatgggaatgcCCACACCCCTGAGATCCCAATTTcctcccccaaatcctcagGATGGATGAACAACTTCAAATCCCTGCTGGTTCCCTCTCCCACgtgagaatttttatttttttttgtggtggagAATCCAAGGTTttctccctgcctggcagctcccctgggCTTGCAGAATTTGGTACTTACAGGACGTGGTCTCGTCCTCCGTGGGGCTCCCCAGAGACTCCATCCCTGTCTCTTCTGGGAGAGGCCTGCAGGacaaaagcacagcagagagcaggggaaATTTAGGGGAAAATCATCCTGAGGGaatggaggcagcagggaaaaacccaaccccagctctgccccttcaTTGTCACCCTGAGGGTCTGGgcttccctcctggctgctctgcaatCCCCACTGACCTCCTGACCATCCCAAGGGGTGAAAAATCCAGCAGGGAACAAATGCTGGCCTTGGCAGCGTTCTCCTTCCCTGTGTTCTGCTCCGAGGGGCAGCGCCAGGCCCTGGGGCTCCTCATTAGGGCAGCCCCTAATTAGGGCACCccggggctgtgtccccattcccgggcagggctctgggatggacacagcacacaggcagcgATGTTTTCACCCCAATCCATCACAGCTTTACCCACAACCTCCTTCCCCAGGAGCTCCTTGGTGCTGGCTCTGTTTGGGACCCACGACCCCAAATTGTCACCTCAGTTCCCCCTGGGtcactcccagcccctgctggggGTTGGAATTGGGTTCAATCCATGCTAAAATCCAGGCATCAGCATCCAGCCCCTATTTTGGGGCCGCCCCTCCTTTCCTGGGGTttgcagcctctcctgctcagctcctgcgCCCTCCCAGCTCAAATCTGGGCCCCTCCAGCTGGAGGCATCAACGGATTGGAAAGTTTTCCTTGCTAAAATCAACgcccagggcacggctggcacccctgggcagctgctggagctgctgctgccccgaTCTgggtgggaaaagtgggaatttgggTCTGAACTCTGCCCAGGAACCTTTGCTGTGCCTGAGCCTCACCCTGGGTGATTTTCCCCTCAGTTGGAGCTGGGATTTGTTCTGCCCCCTGGAATTATCTGTGTTTGACATTTCCTCACCAAACCCCACCAACTCCACCAGTCCATGCTCTCAAATCTCTGTTTAAAACCCCACTTTCCCCtggccagggaggagctgcaaaatccctgggacagggaaaggggaggatggggatggggatgatgatgatgatgaggatggggatgaggaggatgaggatgaggatgaggatggggatgaggatgaggatggggatggggatgagtgtgatggatgaggatgaggatgggaatgAGGAGtatgaggatggggatggggatgaggatgaggatgaggatggggatgaggatgaggatgaggatgaggatgaggatgaggatgatgaggatgaggatgatgagccTGAGCAGAGTCGCTGTCCAGCAGCCCGACGGCCCTGCCACACAGCAAAGGAGGGAGGTGACAGCGGGGACAggatccagcccagctctgtcccagctcctttccaTGACACCGCGGCCACCAGGCAAATTAAACCCCATCAATATGCAGATTAAGGGCTAATCCCCGGCTGCCGGTCACTGCATATTCATGAGGGCTCAGCCCCCCATCAAAGGCACGTGCAGGACCCTCcggagctgaaggaaaaaccccccgagcccccctcGGCTCCCCCTGCCCGTGCCCACCCGGGCCTGGCGCGGTTTGTCCCGGGATTTGGCGCCTGGCACGGTTTGGTGACACAGCATCCagatggggaggagaagggaggggagcTGAGTACGTGCTGCTCACACCGAGCTCGGCTCGGGCGGGCCGAGGGCAGGAAAAGCCGCGCTCACCTTCCCCGAGGCTGCTGCGGGGCGATCGCTGCCTCCTCCCGCGGCTCCTCCTGCCTCCAAAGCCCCCGGGACAAATTCGGGGAGAGCCGGGGCTCTGCTCGGGGCCCTGGGCCAGCCCCGGCCCGCAGGGACAGAGCGGGACCGCGGGAtgagggagggatgcaggaaaaGATCCAGGAAtggatgcagggagggatgaggggagggatgcagggatggatgcagggaAGAGATGCAGAATTAGATGCAGGATTAGATGCAGGGAATAGATCCAAGAATGGATGCAGGAATGGATCCAGGAATAGATGCAGGAATGAATGCAGTGATGGATGCAGGGAATAGATTCAGGGTTAGATCCAGGAATGGATGCAGTGATGGATCCAGGAATGCATACAGGACAGTTGCAGCGATGGATGCAAGGGTAGATGCAGGAATAGATCCAGGAATAGATGCAAGAAcggatgcagggatggatgcagcGATGGATGCAGGAAGGGATGCAGGAAGGGATGCAGGAAGGGATGCAGGAGTGAGCATGCTCCCGCTCCGCGCCGCCCGCGTCTCGGTCACGGCATCCCCGCCCCGGGCCGCCCGAGCCGGGCCGGGATCGGAGCCGGGGCAGCACCGAGGAtcgcccgctccgctcccggcTCCTCCTCGGAGCAGCTGCCGCGGTTCGGCCTCCCAGAAACGCCGCGAATGTCGGCCCCGGCCCTCAAGCAGCGCCTggattctgtttttctgttttctcgGCCCAGATCTCTGTCTAGGatgtggcttttcttttcttttccttttttttttttttcggggcAAGACTGGCTAATGGCAGGCAGGCAAAAATAGCTCTGCAGCAAATCAGCTGCTGGAGAGCGGCTGTCCCacatgcagcagctcctgccctatTATTGCAACGCTTCCAGCGGGGAAGCGGCTGGAAAAGgacaatttatttattttcattgccGGTAGAACCCAGCTGGCTTTCCCTGCTTTGCCTGGGGCTGTTTGGGCTCTGTCTCGCGTCGTTCCTGCTCAATCCCTCCGGAGGAGGCTCCTCCCAGGGCTCCGGCCtcatccctcccctctcccatccctctgccttTCCCGGGGTTCATTCCCAGGGCGTTTTCCCGGGTTTGGGGGTGCCGGGAGCTTTCCAGGAGGGATTTCCATGGAATGCTGGGCCTGGAGTTTGCTGCTGCATGGGCAGAGTGGGACTGGTGGTGCCTGGGCTGTTCCCGAGGtgccccagagccagagcagctttATCCCGGGTATTTTAGGGAGCTCTGGGATGATCTTTTCCTTCCTACACCTTCATTTCCTGTCTCTgttctctgagcagcctggtctgctGGAAGGAATCCCCACTTTGGGAGGGAGAGGAGTTTTAAGGCagcttccaacccaaaccatcccacgattcctgtccctccatccatccatccatccatccatccatccatccatccatccatccatccatccatcccatccatccatccatccatcatccatcccatccatccatcaccatccatcatccatccatccatcatccatcatcatccacccatcatccatcatccatccatccatccatcctcatccatccatccatccatccatcatccatccatccatccatccatccatcccatccatccatcatccatcatccatccatcatccatccatccatccatcatcattccccatccatccatccatccatccatccatccatccatccatccatcccatccatccatccatccatccatcatcatccatccatcatccatccatccatccatccatccatccatccatcatccatccattccccatccatccatccatccatcatccatccatccatccctccatccattccccatccatccattccccatccatccatccatccatccatccatccatccatccatccatccctttctttcccacacttctctctcctttccctccattAAAccccggggctggcagggatccagcagctctcagagggAATTTTAtcctctctggggctggggaggagggaaggacaAACGCCGTgctgtgggctgcagcacagaggggctcACAGGGCCcgcagctggggctgccaggaacAGAGCCAGGCTCATCCCGGGGGAACAGGAGCCCCTTTCTCTGTGCCTGGCATTGCTGGggctctgagcctgcagctgcaggggctgggccagccctgagAGCCCCCGGGCACCTGCGGGGGCTCCAGATCCAAGAATGGGCAGCGTTGGAAGGGAGCTGAGAaatcccctcagtgtcactcctgctgcccaggcagggccacctggagcaggggaatCCACACCTGGTGGGATTGGGATGTCTGGAGAGGGAGAATCCACACCTggtgggtttgggatcaggGGAATCCACACCCAGTGGGTTTGGGAtgtctggagaaggaaaatccaCACCCggtgggtttgggatcaggGGAATCCACACCCggtgggtttgggatgtccCTGAGAGGGAGAATCCACACCCggtgggtttgggatcaggGGAATCCAGACCCGGTGGGTTTGAGATGTCCATGAGAGGGAGAATCCCAAATCCAGTGGGTTTGGGATGTCCCTGGAATGTCCATGGAGAGGGAGAATCCACAGCCggtgggtttgggatgtctGGAAAGGGAGAATTCACACCCAGTGGATTTGGGATGTCCCTGGAGCACGGGAATCCACACCCGATGGGTTTGGGAtgtctggagaaggaaaatccaCACCCggtgggtttgggatgtccCTGGAATGCCCCCAGAGAGGGAgaatccagccctgccccggcaGCCTGGGAGTGGGAAcgagctgggaatgggggtgggAATGTGCTGGGGATTCAGGCACTCGGGGATGGGTTCTGGGATGGGCTTGGCacccctgtgcagctgctggagcccatCTGGAGGTGGATGGTGCCACTTTGGCACCTCCTGTcagccccacagggctggcacccaTTGGATGCAGGGAtcctggcacagcagcgctGCTGTGTTTGGGATTCCGCTGGGTTCAGAGCCTGGGAAGGAGCCCATAAATCCATAAATGCACTCCCACGTGCATCCATCTCTCTGTGGATCCCTCTATCCATCCCAatctccctgtgccccacacccagctccttcccatgCCTACCCAGAGATGCCAAAAACATCCCCAGATTTTTGATGcgctcagagcagccccaaaaATTCTGAGCCCCTGTTGGAGTTCAGGCTCCTGTTGCCTCTGAGGCCTTGGCATGGACCCTCCCACTCTGATGGTCTCTcacagggtaaaaaaaaataattaaaatgattctggttttgttttgtttgttttggggaacacacctggggaagTCCTCGTCCTGCCACTCCTCCTTCACATCCACGTTCTCCATCCTCAGCGTGGCCTCCGTGGTGCCCATGGCTCTCGGggggctggagccagcagatcccccaggaggggctcaggctgcagaggggaggcaCAGAGGTTGGCATGGATGGGGCACCCACGCCCCTTGGGAGGGCAGGGTGAGAGGGGATTGgttgggaaaagcagaaattctgcACTCTGGGCACGTTTTGGGGCACAAGCAGGAGGTGAGGGTCGGGTGTGGGTTGGTTTgggccccagctgctccccctgACACCCACAGGGTTCCCATTCTTGTGTCTCATCCAGCACCAATCTGCTCCTCAACCcctctgtgctgagggagaggagatgaggggaggctgagctgccctgggctgccctggggcatTCCCAGACTGGCATTCCAGATTGGCATTCCCAGGATTGGCATTCCCAGATTGGCATTCCCAGATTGGCATTTAAGGATTGGCATTCCCAGATTGACATTCCCAGATTGGCATTCCAGATTGACATTCCCAGGATTGGCATTCCCAGATTGGCATTCCCAGATTGACATTCCCAGATTGGCATTTAAGGATTGGCATTCCCAGATTGACATTCCCAGGATTGGCATTCCAGATTGGCATTCCAGACTGGCATTCCTAGATTGGCACCCCAGGATTGACATTCCAGGATTGGCATTTCTGGGATTGGCATTCCCAGATTGACATTGCCAGGACTGGCATTCCAGGATTGGCATTCCTGGGATTGGCACTCCCAGGACTGGCACTCCCAGATCGGCATTCCAGGATTGGCATTCCAAGATTGCCATTCCCAGATTGGCATTCCCAGGACTGGCATTCCCCGACTGGCACTCCCAGATTGGCATCCCCAGATCGACATTCCAGGACTGGCATTCCAGGATTGACATTCCCAGGACTGACACTCCCAGACTGGCATTCCCAGATTGCCATTCCCATACCGACATTCCCAGATCGACATTCCCAGATTGGCATTCCAGGCTGGCATTCCCGCCCATCCCAGCGAGCCCCTGGCCCTGtctggctccatccctgcccttccctaCCCCAGACACCTCCAGGCTCTGGAAAATCCCGATTTCCTCCCCCTGGCCGGCGGCAGCTGCTCCGTGCCAGCCCCGCGGGCATCATGGAGGGAccgagggaggaggagggaaggagaaaagaaggagaaaaggagaagggaaggagaaatccCGGCTggaggcggcggcagcagcatccatccatccatccatccatccatccatccatccatccatccatccatccatccatccatccatccatccatccgccCCGTACTCACCGCTGCCGCTGCTCAGAGGGGAACAAAGGCGAGCCCGAGCCTTCCTCCCCGCCAGCTCCGCATTCCTCCTCCCGCTGGACGCGGCTCAGCAGGTGCGGCCCGCGGATGGCGGcggggatgaggaggatgaggatggagcagcGTGCGGATGCATCCAGGTCGGTTTTCCCCGCAGCAGCCGCTGCTCTGCGGTTCGGCTCGGAAATAGGGACGGGCTCAGGGCGTTATTGCTGCTcctccatggctgctgctgctcccccgAACGCCTCCGCGGGATTtcctggtggattttgggatgcgGTGATGGCTTTTGGGATTCGGTgatggtttttttgggatttggtgAGATTTTGGTGATGGTTTTTGGGAATTTCGCGATGGTTTTGGGGATTTCCTGACGGGTTTTGGGATTTGCTGATGGTTTTTGGGATTCGGTGATGGTTTTCCGCCCGCAGCTGGCGGAGCCTGCGCTCCCCTAAATCAGCGAATtaattccctgctctgcaggaggggagggacagcCCCGGAGCCCTCCCCGTGCCAGCGCCGCCCCAATCGGCTGCCAGGCTCCGAACCCGTGCCCGGCTGGGCGGGTGGAGCTGCCAGCGCTGGCacagggggtgccagggggcagggctgctcctgcaggagggcACCGAGGGGTCTGCGGGGCATCTCTGAGAAGGGGAAAGTGCCCtgggatgtggggtttgggtgcATAATGCCCTGAGAAAAATACCCtgggatgtggggtttgggatttgggggcatcATTCCCTGAGAAAAATACCCtgggatgtggggtttgggggcatcATTCCCTGAGAAAAATACCCtgggatgtggggtttgggatttgggggcatcATTCCCTGAGAAAAATACCCtgggatgtggggtttgggttttgggggcatCATTCCCTGAGAAAAATACCCtgggatgtggggtttgggatttgggggcatcATTCCCTGAGAAAAATGCCCtgggatgtggggtttgggatttgggggcatcATTCCCTGAGAAAAATGCCCtgggatgtggggtttgggatttgggggcatcATTCCCTGAGAAAAATGCCCtgggatgtggggtttgggatttgggggcatcATTCCCTGAGAAAAAtaccctgggatttgggggcatcatttcctgagaaaaataccctgggatgtggggtttgggatttgggggcatcATTCCCTGCTGTAGCTCCATCTCTGCCatggatccctccctgccatagctccatccctgtgggtccctcctTTCCACGGATCCATCCCTTCCATGGATCCCTCCTTGTGGATCCCTCCTTGTGGATCCCTCCTTGTGGATCCCTCCTTTCCACAGATCCATCCCTTCCATGGATCCCTCCCTCCCGTGGATCCCTCCCTGTGGATCCCTCCTTTCCACGGATCCCTCCCTTCCATGGATCCTTCATTGTGGATCCCTCCCTGTGGATCCCTCCCTGTGGATTTCTCCTTTCCATGGATCCCTCCCTCCCATGGATCCCTCCCTGTGGATCCCTCCTTGTGGATCCCTCCCTTCCATGGATCCTTCCTTGTGGATCCCTCCCTGTGgatttctcctttccctggatccttccccGGATCCCTCCCAGCCATGCACAGCTCGGACCTGCAGAGGTCCCCGCGCACCAGGAGATGGAGGCACGGAAAGAATTCCAGCGGGATTTTctccaaaggaaaagcaggaattgtgAATTTACCCAAAACCTGAGTCTGGGAATTCCtccccagccaggaattcctccccaatatcccacccagccctgccctccgggccctgtccctccatcccgcatcccaaatccctccccagctctcctggagccctttgGGACCTGGGAGGTTCCTGTTGAACCTCAAGATCTTCCTTGGGCTCTCTCCTCCAGGTTCTCCAGGTCAGGAGTTGATTCTCACCAAGGATGGAAACTCCACAACTGCCCTGCCCAATCTGCTTCAGCGTTTGGCCACCCttaaatgaatataaaatataaaatttaaaataaaaaattttaaaaattaaaagataaaacatatattttaaaatcaaaatatgaaaatatacaaattaaaatataaaaatataaaaatttaaaaaatatattttaaaaaattaaagcatataatataaataatttaaattattatataataataaataatcaaacaatatataatatatgttatttcattatatatttaatatttaattattaatgtatttaattattatacatttaatatataattaaatgatatacaatataaaatataaaatttcaaaaataaaatacaaactataaaatgaaaaaaataaaatatagaatatatatgtttaaaaattaaaatataaattaccaaatttttaaaattaaaatataaaattaaaaaaaaaaaggtaatatttGTCCTGTCTTTAAAGGGAATTTCTGGGTCTCCACTCCTCCACTGGCCTCTTGTCCACACACTGGGCACCTCTGGGAAGAGTCTGGCTCCAATCACTGGGAGCTTGGCGAGCTGAAATCAGGATGAAACATTTGttgtggggaaaataaaagttattttgggtcctttgaaattatttacaacttgaagcaaaaccaaaaggaGTATTTTGGGGatgaaaagctgcagctttGTTTGAGATATGCTTGAAATTAAACGCTTTGCCTTTTATTGAGCTGTGGCATTTCCCAGTTGAGATCTGCCTGCCTTTAATTAAGAAAAGCAGGGGACCACAAGAGCCTTCAAAGATGCATTTGCAAGCCcagcaatgttttattttggggagaACAAGATGTTTTCACTGACTCCacttaaggaaataaaaacaaaaccaaacctgtTTTGCTGGGACAAATGGGAAGGTTTCATTCTGGCTTGACCTAAGGAGGGAAAACCTTGCATTTCCTAATTTTCTAATGGAATCTCTAAaggccagagcagctgtttgCAGAGTCCAGGCTTTGAGaaatccctgggagtgtccaaggccaggctggatgggtttggggcctgaggaggaggaggcctcctcccataggaaccacCCTTGGGTgaagttttggggtgaaaattgaCTCTGGAGACACAAAGCAGTGGGTGGGGGTTACTTGACCCCCCAATTTAGGTTTGAAATCTCAAATCAGGCCCCCGAAAGCACCTGGGAGGGATtctggccctgccccagggctggtgtTTATTCCAAGGGAAAGCACTCGTGATCAGGGGGCACCAGGGCCTGACCTGCTCCGGGCCTTGTTTACATCTCACAGGAGCCAAACCTCGCCCCAGCCCCGGTGATCAGCACCAAATCCTCCCTTCCCcggccccctgagcctccctggGCACGAGAACACGGGAAAGGCAcaaccagagctgctctgggccctgctggatGGGTCGGTGTCCAGGTGAGAGGATCCTGGTGCTGCCACCCCTGCTCAGGATGCAGCGTTTGGGAGTTCCTGgtgtgttggggaagatgaaacaagaaagccttataaatgtgattgcctggcaaaagatttggagaatatggaaactgtaagtgagattgaaatgaaggcaagctttgagatccctcagtgactgaacaactggaaaacaatggtgcaGCTgactgaaggtgatccccttttgatggaacaacaccctctgcctgcagacaggcccaagggtcagagcagagcCCACTCTGAGCTGTGGGTGGTGTGAAATCCTCAGAGCCATCAAATCATGCCATTGTTAGGTTGGAAAATCCCTCTGAGGTCATGGAGCCCAACCACCAAcgcagcactgccaaggccgCCATTAaaccgtgtccccaagtgccacatccacgttTTTGGaacattccagggatggggactccaccaccaccaccctttGGGTGAAAATCTTCTTCCCAACATCCAATTTCATGTGGAAATTTTCCCTCATACCCCATCTCCTGGAATTACACAATCCTTCCACCCAAAACCAGGCGGTGCAAAGTGGATCCTGTCCCTTGAGGAGCTGCTTTTGTGGTTTATTATCTGCTCATAAACATTTatccctgctgcctgggctgaTAAGTCCTGCCCCAAGCAGGGAAGGACATTCCTGCCCTTGGGATGCCCAGGCAGGTGGCACGGGCTGCCCTTGGCATTGATGTTAATTGAAGGGTTAatgagggctctgctctgcctccctgctccctgatTAATTCCAGCCAGGTGTCCACGGTTCAGGCCCTAAAAACAACAACTGCAGCA
This window harbors:
- the ATCAY gene encoding caytaxin isoform X1, which produces MGTTEATLRMENVDVKEEWQDEDFPRPLPEETGMESLGSPTEDETTSSPPNTLNFNGAHRKRKTLVAPEINISLDQSEGSILSDDFLDTPDDLDINVDDIETPDETDSLEFLGNGNELEWEDDTPVATAKNMPGDSADLFGDGGTEDGSATNGRLWRTVIIGEQEHRIDLQMIKPYMRVVTHGGYYGEGLNAIIVFAACYLPDSNLADYHYIMENLFLYVISSLELLVAEDYMIVYLNGATPRRRMPGLGWLKKCYQMIDRRLRKNLKALIIVHPSWFIRTVLAISRPFISVKFINKIQYVHSLEELEQLIPMEHVQIPECVLQYEEERIKARKERAEEKQDMAERESMPVPPAEDQESSMS
- the ATCAY gene encoding caytaxin isoform X2, encoding MESLGSPTEDETTSSPPNTLNFNGAHRKRKTLVAPEINISLDQSEGSILSDDFLDTPDDLDINVDDIETPDETDSLEFLGNGNELEWEDDTPVATAKNMPGDSADLFGDGGTEDGSATNGRLWRTVIIGEQEHRIDLQMIKPYMRVVTHGGYYGEGLNAIIVFAACYLPDSNLADYHYIMENLFLYVISSLELLVAEDYMIVYLNGATPRRRMPGLGWLKKCYQMIDRRLRKNLKALIIVHPSWFIRTVLAISRPFISVKFINKIQYVHSLEELEQLIPMEHVQIPECVLQYEEERIKARKERAEEKQDMAERESMPVPPAEDQESSMS